One region of Fragaria vesca subsp. vesca linkage group LG4, FraVesHawaii_1.0, whole genome shotgun sequence genomic DNA includes:
- the LOC101294552 gene encoding alanine--tRNA ligase-like — MCGFLKQGVIAFNSLLLLRRNPFSLPPPSHLTRNRSLSAIATTSFHPKMPGLESQAVGVEWPANRVRDTFFSYFMEKEHKNYKSSPVVPHNDPTLLFANAGMNQFKPIFLGTADPNTDLSKLTRACNTQKCIRAGGKHNDLEDVGKDTYHHTFFEMLGNWSFGDYFKSEAIEWAWVLLTQVYKLPEDRFYATYFGGDEKLGLAPDNEARDLWLKFLPPGRVLPFGCKDNFWEMGDTGPCGPCTEIHYDRVGNRDAASLVNNDDPTCLEIWNLVFIQFNRESDGSLKPLPAKHVDTGMGFERLTSVLQNKMSNYDTDVFMPIFDAIQQTTGARPYSGKVGEDDVDKVDMAYRVVADHIRTLSFAIADGSRPGNDGREYVLRRILRRAVRYGREVLKAQEGFFNGLVPVLVTLMGDVFPELKGNKERIRDIIKEEEEAFGKTLLKGIEKFKKAAQDVQGKKFSGQEAFVLWDTFGFPLDLTQLMAEENGLEVDVEGFNFAMDEARERSRNAQNKEEGGAIVLNADATASLHKCGVAATDDSFKYIWFQDHESVIKAIYTGSEFMDSVAAGSLVGVILESTSFYAEQGGQIFDTGSLQGGFGSFQVRNVQIFGGFVVHIGSFSGEHGKLSVGEKVVCKVDYKRRTLIAPNHTCTHMLNFALKEVLGPDVDQKGSIVLPEKLRFDFSHGKPVEPEQLRRIESIVNEQIKAELDVSVKEVALDDARGIKGLRAVFGEVYPDPVRVVAVGRKVEDLLADPKNEEWLSISTEFCGGTHLTNTREAEAFALLSEEGTAKGIRRITAVTTNAAFDAIKLADSLEQEVTEASKAEESLLEKKIASFKSRIDAAQIPAAKKADIRDKIVQLQNKVRKAQKKIAEQNLQKAVKVAREMAELAASDGKAFCVSHVDVGLDIAAVREAVCKVIEKGMPAIVFSTDETTNKAVACAGVPGDKGKQLEVSQWLIAALGPLKGRCGKGKGGLATGQGTDASRLKESIDVATTFAQMKLS, encoded by the exons ATGTGTGGATTCCTTAAGCAAGGAGTGATAGCGTTCAACTCTCTCCTTCTCCTCAGACGTAACCCTTTCTCTCTGCCGCCGCCGTCACACCTCACTCGCAACCGCTCCCTCTCCGCCATCGCAACGACGTCGTTTCATCCCAAGATGCCAGGACTCGAATCTCAGGCAGTCGGAGTCGAGTGGCCGGCGAACCGCGTGCGTGACACTTTCTTCAGCTACTTCATGGAGAAGGAGCACAAGAACTATAAGTCCAGCCCCGTCGTCCCTCACAACGATCCAACTCTTCTCTTTGCAAACGCTG GAATGAACCAGTTTAAGCCCATTTTTCTGGGAACGGCGGACCCGAACACCGATTTAAGCAAGCTGACGAGAGCATGCAACACACAGAAATGTATTAGGGCAGGTGGGAAGCATAATGATCTCGAAGACGTGGGGAAAGACACCTACCATCACACTTTTTTCGAGATGCTGGGGAATTGGTCGTTCGGGGACTATTTCAAGAGTGAGGCCATTGAATGGGCTTGGGTGCTTCTCACTCAG GTTTATAAGCTGCCAGAGGATCGATTTTATGCCACTTATTTCGGTGGTGATGAGAAGCTGGGTCTTGCTCCTGATAATGAAGCTAGAGATTTATGGCTTAAGTTTCTACCACCTGGACGTGTACTGCCTTTTGGCTGTAAG GATAACTTTTGGGAGATGGGCGATACTGGTCCTTGCGGCCCTTGCACTGAGATCCATTATGATAGAGTTGGTAATCGGGATGCTGCATCATTAGTCAACAATGATGACCCTACCTGCCTTGAGATCTGGAACCTTGTCTTTATTCAG TTCAATAGGGAAAGTGATGGCTCTCTCAAACCATTGCCTGCTAAGCATGTTGACACTGGGATGGGATTTGAAAGATTGACATCTGTACTTCAGAACAAGATGAGCAATTATGACACTGATGTGTTCATGCCTATATTTGATGCTATTCAGCAG ACTACGGGGGCTCGCCCATATTCTGGGAAAGTTGGAGAGGATGATGTAGACAAAGTTGACATGGCATACAGGGTTGTTGCAGACCATATAAGAACTCTTTCATTTGCCATTGCTGATGGGTCCCGTCCAG GCAATGACGGACGTGAATATGTTCTGAGACGTATCCTTCGTCGAGCTGTTCGATATGGAAGAGAAGTCCTAAAAGCACAAGAAGGATTTTTCAATGG GCTTGTACCTGTGTTGGTAACACTGATGGGTGATGTATTCCCGGAACTAAAAGGAAATAAAGAACGCATTAGAGACATAATCAAAGAGGAAGAGGAAGCATTTGGCAAGACTCTACTTAAG GGAATAGAAAAATTCAAAAAGGCTGCTCAAGATGTTCAAGGCAAAAAATTTAGCGGGCAG GAAGCTTTCGTCTTGTGGGACACCTTCGGGTTCCCTTTGGATTTGACTCAG TTGATGGCAGAGGAAAATGGATTAGAAGTTGATGTTGAGGGTTTCAATTTCGCTATGGATGAGGCTCGAGAAAGATCAAGGAATGCCCAAAATAAG GAAGAAGGTGGTGCCATTGTTTTGAATGCTGATGCTACTGCTTCATTGCACAAGTGTGGAGTTGCTGCAACAGACGACAGCTTCAAATATATATGGTTTCAG GACCATGAAAGCGTGATTAAAGCAATTTACACTGGTTCAGAGTTCATGGATAGTGTTGCTGCTGGCAGTTTAGTTGGTGTTATTTTGGAGTCTACGAGTTTCTATGCTGAGCAAGGTGGACAG ATTTTTGACACTGGATCACTACAAGGAGGCTTTGGCTCATTTCAAGTCCGCAATGTTCAAATTTTTGGAGGTTTTGTTGTCCACATTGGCTCCTTTTCTGGAGAGCATGGCAAACTCTCTGTGGGTGAAAAAGTGGTCTGTAAG GTTGACTATAAAAGGCGTACACTCATTGCGCCTAACCATACCTGCACACATATGTTGAACTTTGCTCTGAAG GAAGTTCTTGGCCCTGATGTTGACCAGAAGGGTTCCATTGTTCTTCCTGAAAAATTGAGATTTGATTTTTCTCATG GTAAGCCGGTGGAACCTGAACAGTTGAGAAGAATCGAATCAATCGTGAATGAGCAAATAAAAGCTGAGTTAGATGTGTCTGTTAAGGAGGTAGCCCTGGATGATGCTCGGGGCATCAAAGGTTTAAGGGCTGTATTTGGAGAG GTCTATCCTGACCCAGTGAGAGTTGTGGCTGTTGGGCGAAAGGTTGAGGACCTTCTGGCTGACCCTAAAAACGAGGAATGGTTGTCAATATCGACAGAATTTTGTGGAG GAACCCATTTAACAAATACACGTGAAGCTGAGGCATTTGCCCTTTTATCGGAAGAGGGAACTGCTAAGGGAATCCGAAGGATAACTGCTGTCACAACCAATGCTGCTTTTGATGCAATTAAATTGGCAGATTCACTTGAGCAGGAAGTAACTGAAGCTTCCAAGGCTGAAGAGAGCTTGCTGGAGAAG AAGATAGCTTCCTTTAAATCTCGCATAGACGCAGCACAAATTCCAGCGGCTAAGAAAGCTGATATAAGGGACAAGATTGTTCAACTTCAG AATAAAGTGAGAAAGGCACAGAAGAAGATTGCAGAACAAAATTTACAAAAAGCTGTCAAGGTTGCAAGGGAGATGGCGGAACTTGCTGCATCTGATGGGAAGGCTTTCTGTGTATCCCATGTTGATGTTGGTTTAGATATCGCTGCAGTCCGCGAAGCAGTGTGTAAAGTCATAGAGAAG GGAATGCCTGCGATAGTTTTTAGCACTGATGAAACTACAAATAAGGCCGTGGCATGTGCTGGAGTACCAGGAGACAAAGGCAAGCAATTGGAGGTGTCACAGTGGTTGATTGCAGCTTTGGGTCCCCTGAAAGGAAGGTGTGGTAAAGGAAAAGGTGGCCTTGCTACTGGCCAG GGAACAGATGCATCTCGTCTGAAGGAGTCAATAGACGTGGCAACCACTTTTGCGCAGATGAAATTGAGTTGA
- the LOC101292598 gene encoding uncharacterized protein LOC101292598 → MPTRTLILLACLVSLAAPIAAVDSKSDTSGEWHVLTKHNFSSQIRLHPHILLLVALPWSGECRSLMRHVAKLVTDRPEDFSSLKLMVLHRNTEKMVATAIGAASEWEEITVLYYRNSVSYKYGGRLRANNILSSIRPYLSFLDEELPFKWLKSPEELKAFVDSTDRALVLFEFCGWTPKLMARRKMNGTDHSGFGEFFGLKLNAETNRTDWWKNNQKGTETAKVKCDVDNAVGAVPWIGDFSSVNDSAALEETEKTRHDGASFCTLKEYQLFDSFFSKFMTTARDFFLPSERHKFGVVSERSMLSALGIGDSSSWLAVLYFAGCPSCSKIINKEGELNNALKMDNSVVKELEGDSNALEPALPADQPSVLLFVDRSSDLLETKINGKEALDALRELALHHHMSQQKGSHSWDMHEKFSVQDNQALRITSGHPKVKLSQTAQISKQKDKRSTFTILSEGKQVTVEKMALDLKGNSLQDILEMVLKQNKKSKLSSLVKELGFQLLSDDMDIKPANTLPEQKETESDLVTEEPSKEGLATRSIDSDRDQLLDATIISTEQHPETSTEKHPETSSHNNEDKTVYVDTSNQMSSIDSEQHLANHKHGDFSEEDSLGEKFAEQELPFQGFKGSFFFSDGNYRLLQALTGRPKVPSLVIVDPKMQQHYVFAEGTNFNYSSLVDFISAFLNGSLLPYQQSETVLKNSRKATQPPFVNLDFRQVDSIPRVTTNTFSELVVGFNQSDSDAWNKDVLVLFSNRWCGFCQRMELVFHEVYRAMKGYAKMLKSESKNEKSMFQNGNLKNELLKLPLMYLLDCTSNDCNLILKSMNQREVYPILVLFPAEKKHALPYEGDMAVTEVFKFMADHGSNNHHLVSEKGILWTVAEKGRRNQDFFSVQSYDIHEQSRDSLHEVLLTNVHKPFIEDKLVKSQISQTLHEAPPNVVVGSILVATDKLLGVHPFDKSEILILKADQVNGFQGLIINKHIRWDALPELGEEVKILAEAPLSFGGPLIKGGMPLVALTQKFVKHEYPEILPGIAFLDPSATIQKIKELKLGNQPVADYWFFFGYSSWGWDQLFDEIDQGAWNLSDDGMQHLNWPSS, encoded by the exons ATGCCGACGAGAACACTGATACTCCTAGCTTGTCTAGTGTCGCTGGCGGCACCAATCGCAGCCGTCGATTCAAAATCAGACACCTCCGGCGAATGGCACGTCCTCACAAAGCACAACTTCTCCTCCCAGATCCGTCTCCATCCTCACATCCTCCTCCTCGTCGCTCTTCCAT GGTCCGGCGAGTGTCGATCACTCATGAGACACGTGGCGAAGCTCGTCACCGATAGACCTGAAGACTTCAGCTCGCTGAAGCTGATGGTGTTGCATAGAAACACGGAGAAGATGGTGGCCACGGCGATCGGTGCTGCTTCGGAATGGGAGGAAATTACAGTTTTGTACTATCGCAATTCTGTTTCGTACAAATACGGAGGGAGGCTTCGAGCAAACAACATTTTGAGCTCAATTCGTCCTTATTTGTCATTTTTAGATGAGGAGCTTCCATTCAAATGGCTGAAGAGTCCGGAGGAGTTGAAGGCTTTCGTCGATTCGACTGACAGAGCTTTGGTTCTGTTTGAGTTTTGTGGCTGGACTCCGAAATTGATGGCCAGGAGGAAGATGAATGGCACTGATCACAGTGGTTTTG GGGAGTTTTTTGGTTTGAAGTTGAATGCGGAGACAAATAGAACCGACTGGTGGAAGAATAACCAGAAG GGTACGGAAACTGCAAAAGTGAAGTGTGATGTTGATAATGCGGTTGGTGCAGTTCCCTGGATTGGAGATTTCAGCTCAGTAAATGATAGTGCTGCTTTGGAGGAGACTGAGAAAACTAGGCATGATGGTGCATCGTTCTGCACGCTTAAAGAATATCAGTTGTTTGACTCTTTCTTCTCAAAGTTCATGACTACTGCGAGAGACTTCTTCCTGCCTTCTGAAAGGCATAAATTTGGTGTGGTCTCAGAAAGATCAATGCTCTCAGCTCTTGGTATTGGAGATTCCAGTTCGTGGTTGGCAGTGTTATACTTTGCTGGATGCCCCAGTTGTTCGAAGATTATCAATAAAGAGGGTGAACTTAATAATGCTTTAAAGATGGATAATTCAGTTGTTAAGGAG CTCGAGGGTGATAGCAATGCTTTGGAGCCAGCTTTGCCTGCAGACCAGCCATCAGTTCTCTTATTTGTGGATAGATCATCTGACTTGTTAGAGACTAAAATAAACGGGAAGGAAGCGCTTGATGCTCTTCGAGAGTTGGCACTGCACCATCACATGTCTCAACAGAAAGGCAGTCATAGTTGGGACATGCATGAGAAATTCTCTGTCCAAGATAATCAAGCATTAAGAATTACATCCGGACATCCTAAAGTAAAACTATCTCAGACTGCTCAGATTAGCAAACAAAAGGACAAAAGGTCTACTTTCACTATATTAAGTGAGGGCAAACAAGTCACTGTGGAGAAGATGGCTTTGGATCTAAAGGGTAATTCCTTGCAGGATATCTTGGAAATGGTACTTAAGCAAAACAAGAAATCTAAATTAAGCTCACTAGTGAAGGAGTTGGGTTTCCAACTTTTGTCAGATGATATGGACATCAAACCAGCAAATACGTTGCCAGAACAAAAAGAAACTGAATCTGATCTAGTTACAGAAGAGCCATCTAAGGAGGGCCTTGCTACACGTAGTATCGACTCAGACAGAGATCAACTGCTGGATGCAACGATTATATCTACTGAACAGCATCCTGAAACATCTACTGAAAAGCATCCTGAAACGTCATCTCATAACAATGAAGATAAAACAGTTTATGTTGATACAAGCAATCAAATGTCATCTATAGATAGTGAACAACATCTTGCAAATCATAAACATGGAGATTTCTCTGAAGAAGATTCACTGGGCGAAAAGTTTGCAGAGCAGGAGCTTCCATTTCAAGGCTTTAAGGGATCATTTTTCTTTTCTGATGGTAATTATCGGTTACTTCAAGCGCTGACTGGTAGGCCAAAAGTTCCATCCCTGGTAATAGTTGATCCCAAAATGCAGCAGCATTATGTCTTCGCGGAGGGGACTAATTTCAATTATTCATCACTGGTTGATTTTATTTCTGCCTTTCTTAATGGAAGTCTTCTTCCATATCAACAGTCTGAAACTGTACTTAAAAACTCTAGGAAAGCCACTCAACCACCATTTGTTAATCTGGACTTCCGTCAGGTGGATTCTATCCCTCGAGTGACAACTAACACTTTCTCTGAGCTGGTTGTTGGGTTCAATCAATCTGACAGTGATGCTTGGAATAAGGATGTCTTGGTTCTTTTTAGCAATAGATGGTGTGGGTTTTGCCAGCGAATGGAGTTGGTTTTTCATGAAGTATACCGAGCTATGAAGGGTTATGCCAAGATGCTGAAAAGTGAATCAAAGAATGAGAAATCAATGTTTCAAAATG GCAATTTGAAGAATGAATTGCTTAAGCTGCCATTGATGTACTTACTGGATTGCACATCAAATGATTGCAATTTGATACTGAAATCAATGAATCAG AGGGAGGTATATCCTATTCTGGTGCTCTTTCCAGCAGAAAAGAAGCATGCTCTTCCTTATGAAGGAGATATGGCAGTGACTGAGGTTTTCAAGTTCATGGCTGATCATGGAAGTAACAATCATCATCTTGTCAGTGAAAAAG GGATCTTGTGGACTGTAGCTGAAAAGGGACGAAGAAATCAAGATTTCTTTTCAGTTCAGTCATACGACATTCATGAGCAGTCTAGGGACTCACTTCATGAAGTCCTATTAACAAATGTGCATAAACCATTTATTGAAGACAAGCTGGTCAAGTCTCAAATAAGCCAAACCTTGCATGAAGCACCCCCAAATGTGGTGGTCGGTTCCATCCTAGTTGCTACTGATAAACTTCTTGGCGTGCATCCCTTTGATAAATCAGAGATTCTCATTCTGAAGGCAGATCAAGTTAATGGATTTCAAGGTTTAATTATCAACAAGCATATCAGATGGGATGCTCTGCCTGAATTGGGAGAAGAAGTTAAGATATTAGCAGAAGCCCCTTTGTCCTTTGGAGGACCGCTTATAAAGGGTGGAATGCCTCTCGTCGCGTTAACTCAAAAATTTGTCAAGCATGAATATCCGGAAATCTTACCAGGCATTGCATTCCTTGATCCATCAGCAACAATTCAAAAAATCAAAGAGCTCAAGTTAGGAAATCAACCGGTCGCTGACTACTGGTTTTTCTTTGGGTATTCGAGTTGGGGTTGGGACCAGCTCTTTGATGAGATTGATCAAGGAGCTTGGAATTTAAGTGATGACGGTATGCAACATTTAAATTGGCCATCTAGTTAG